A part of Candidatus Hydrogenedens sp. genomic DNA contains:
- a CDS encoding GNAT family N-acetyltransferase yields the protein MTFISIKKLPKNFNLFLRNIIRNESYYFGKYINEFLPFLNPTAYKYLMEFPSIECFQDSYSKENPSLFMIVSSNDQDTRREVLLLEYLKKDNLNELEVLIKELVLHWKDHQIQEIIFDIPIPIHLFLDRILCPLSFRCIPRLIMVKELSKDDIAEVSEKNISFVSAEEIPSAFRCLLSAYQHTHWKYLHPEVRNEYDGFKSLGNLISAHKATEFPTAIQYKLNNECIGILLGNCTGIQSSCLIHLAVHPSYRRQGIATQLLRTWYRLIQQQNIKNIFLWTHVVNPALRLYLKEHFCPLHLYPAFYYNSQKDSL from the coding sequence ATGACATTCATATCCATAAAAAAACTCCCAAAAAATTTTAATCTGTTTTTAAGAAATATTATCCGCAATGAATCTTATTATTTTGGTAAATATATAAATGAATTTCTCCCTTTCTTAAATCCAACGGCTTATAAGTACCTCATGGAGTTTCCCTCTATTGAATGTTTTCAGGATTCTTATTCGAAAGAAAATCCCTCTCTTTTCATGATTGTTTCTTCTAATGACCAAGATACCCGCCGTGAAGTCCTTCTATTAGAGTATCTTAAAAAAGATAATCTGAATGAGTTGGAAGTTTTAATTAAAGAACTTGTTCTCCACTGGAAAGACCATCAAATACAAGAAATTATTTTTGATATTCCGATTCCTATACACCTTTTTTTGGACAGGATTTTATGCCCGTTATCTTTTCGATGTATACCCCGTCTTATTATGGTCAAGGAATTATCGAAAGATGATATTGCTGAAGTTTCGGAGAAAAATATATCCTTCGTTTCTGCTGAGGAAATCCCTTCTGCTTTTCGGTGTTTGCTATCAGCATACCAGCATACGCATTGGAAATATCTTCATCCAGAAGTTCGGAATGAATACGATGGGTTTAAATCTCTGGGAAACCTAATAAGTGCTCATAAGGCTACGGAATTTCCAACGGCTATTCAATACAAATTAAATAATGAATGTATTGGAATTCTTTTAGGAAATTGCACCGGAATACAAAGTTCCTGTCTTATTCATTTGGCTGTCCATCCCTCATACCGACGACAGGGAATTGCTACGCAATTACTTCGAACATGGTATCGTTTAATTCAACAACAAAATATAAAAAACATTTTTCTCTGGACTCATGTAGTCAATCCTGCGTTAAGACTTTACCTGAAAGAACATTTCTGTCCTCTGCACTTATATCCGGCATTTTATTATAATTCTCAAAAGGATTCTTTATGA
- a CDS encoding metallophosphoesterase: MEIIREWFDFIQRGFPWSRKREAITEEDLKKLEPYKQRHNIPDAIKRLTEESQMKGGNFRFAVFGDTRGDYRVARDIILSIAEKKPSFVLMTGDIVRRGRVEEYLAHHLRMAELIYPIPVIPVPGNHEEGPDRKYTAFLKIYQCDRFCFDFGPARFIGFNNNLFGSFTREQLDFLEQHLKTDGVKYRYVVMHKPPEDLPVFVKTEEGRGVHRNTRKFYKVMRENNVTEVFMGHVHGFVTKTIDGVRYTITAGGGARLENRLSTEHQIHHYLLYEVTPEKIHCERMEWKEGEWQRVSVKYM, from the coding sequence ATGGAAATAATAAGAGAATGGTTTGATTTTATTCAAAGGGGATTTCCGTGGAGTAGAAAGAGAGAAGCCATTACAGAGGAAGATTTAAAGAAATTAGAACCTTATAAGCAGAGGCACAATATTCCAGATGCCATAAAAAGATTAACAGAAGAATCCCAGATGAAAGGAGGAAATTTTCGATTTGCTGTATTTGGGGATACGAGAGGTGATTATCGAGTAGCACGGGATATTATTCTATCCATAGCAGAAAAGAAACCTTCTTTTGTTCTAATGACAGGAGATATTGTCCGTAGAGGACGTGTAGAAGAATATTTAGCCCATCATTTGCGTATGGCAGAGTTGATTTATCCTATTCCTGTGATTCCTGTTCCCGGAAATCATGAAGAGGGACCTGACCGAAAATATACCGCGTTTTTAAAAATATATCAGTGCGATCGATTTTGCTTTGATTTTGGACCGGCTCGATTTATCGGTTTTAATAACAATTTGTTTGGGTCGTTTACACGAGAACAATTGGATTTCTTGGAACAGCATTTGAAAACAGATGGAGTAAAATATCGTTATGTTGTTATGCACAAACCCCCGGAAGACCTTCCTGTATTTGTAAAGACAGAGGAAGGAAGGGGGGTGCATCGCAATACACGAAAATTTTATAAAGTGATGAGAGAAAATAATGTTACAGAGGTGTTTATGGGGCATGTGCATGGGTTTGTAACAAAAACTATAGATGGAGTAAGATATACAATAACAGCAGGTGGTGGTGCACGGTTGGAAAATCGTTTGAGTACAGAACATCAAATTCATCATTATCTCTTATATGAGGTAACTCCAGAAAAGATACATTGTGAACGGATGGAATGGAAAGAAGGTGAATGGCAACGGGTCTCTGTGAAATATATGTAG
- the ilvD gene encoding dihydroxy-acid dehydratase, which translates to MRSDVFKKGFERAPHRSLLWATGKIKSSSDFNKPFIGVCNSFVEIIPGHVHLNVLGQIVKEAIIEAGGIPFEFNVIGVDDGIAMGHGGMKYSLPSRELIADSLETMVKAHPFDGLVCIPNCDKIIPGMLMGAVRCNIPTIFVSGGPMRAGRLKDGKVVDLISVFEGVGRYKQGKLTDAELEELEQNACPGCGSCAGMFTANSMNCLCEAIGISLPGNGSILADTPERKELVRKAGTQILKLIEADLKPRDIITKEAIDNAFALDMAMGGSTNTVLHTLAIAHEAEVDYPFARINEVSARVPNICKVSPSSQYHMEDVDRAGGISAILGELSRKEGALHLNCKTVTLKTLGENIQGCRSKDTEVIRTLENAYSPTGGLAILFGNLAPNGSVVKQAGVDPSILKHTGPAVVFESEEEAMAGILSDKVKPGDVVVIRYEGPKGGPGMREMLAPTSAIMGKGLGNSVSLITDGRFSGGTRGACVGHVSPEAAAGGPIALVQNGDRIEIDIPARKINLLVDEAELARRKAQLPPPPDRKLTGWLKRYQKFVMSADTGAVFEC; encoded by the coding sequence ATGCGTAGTGATGTTTTTAAAAAAGGTTTTGAAAGAGCTCCACATCGTTCATTATTGTGGGCTACAGGTAAGATAAAAAGTTCATCAGATTTCAATAAGCCTTTTATAGGTGTATGCAATAGTTTTGTCGAAATTATTCCCGGTCATGTCCATCTCAATGTATTAGGTCAGATTGTTAAGGAAGCCATTATTGAGGCAGGAGGAATCCCCTTTGAGTTCAATGTTATTGGCGTAGATGATGGTATTGCTATGGGACATGGGGGTATGAAATACAGTCTTCCTTCCCGTGAATTAATAGCCGATTCCCTTGAAACTATGGTAAAAGCCCATCCATTTGATGGATTGGTGTGTATCCCCAATTGTGATAAGATTATTCCGGGAATGTTAATGGGAGCCGTTCGGTGTAATATCCCGACTATATTTGTTTCGGGTGGTCCCATGCGTGCAGGCCGATTAAAAGATGGAAAGGTTGTAGATTTAATAAGTGTTTTTGAAGGAGTGGGTAGATACAAACAAGGAAAATTGACAGATGCCGAATTAGAGGAATTAGAACAAAATGCATGTCCAGGATGTGGTTCTTGTGCGGGAATGTTTACAGCCAATTCTATGAATTGTTTGTGTGAAGCCATTGGTATTTCCTTGCCCGGTAACGGTTCTATTCTTGCGGATACCCCCGAAAGGAAAGAGTTGGTTCGTAAAGCAGGTACCCAGATTTTGAAACTTATTGAAGCAGACCTAAAACCCAGGGATATTATCACAAAGGAAGCCATTGACAATGCTTTTGCTTTGGATATGGCGATGGGTGGTTCTACCAATACAGTACTGCACACCTTAGCTATAGCTCATGAAGCAGAAGTAGATTATCCTTTTGCACGAATCAATGAAGTTTCTGCCCGTGTTCCTAATATTTGTAAAGTTTCACCCTCGTCCCAATATCATATGGAAGATGTAGACCGTGCTGGTGGAATATCGGCTATACTTGGAGAATTGTCTCGTAAAGAAGGGGCATTACATCTTAATTGCAAAACAGTAACATTGAAAACTTTAGGTGAAAATATTCAGGGTTGTCGTTCAAAAGATACCGAAGTAATCCGTACCCTTGAGAATGCATATAGTCCTACGGGAGGATTGGCGATTCTCTTTGGGAATTTAGCCCCCAACGGTTCTGTAGTCAAACAGGCAGGTGTTGACCCGTCTATATTAAAACATACAGGACCTGCAGTTGTTTTTGAGAGCGAAGAAGAAGCCATGGCGGGCATTTTGAGTGATAAAGTTAAACCCGGAGATGTCGTAGTAATCCGTTATGAAGGTCCCAAGGGAGGACCTGGTATGCGTGAAATGTTAGCCCCAACCTCCGCCATTATGGGGAAGGGTTTGGGAAATTCTGTAAGTCTAATTACTGATGGTCGTTTTTCTGGTGGAACCCGTGGAGCCTGTGTAGGGCATGTAAGCCCTGAAGCAGCTGCAGGGGGACCTATAGCCCTGGTTCAAAATGGAGATAGGATTGAAATTGATATACCCGCACGAAAAATAAATCTATTGGTAGATGAGGCAGAATTAGCCCGAAGAAAAGCACAATTGCCTCCACCCCCTGACCGTAAACTTACAGGATGGTTAAAAAGATACCAAAAATTTGTTATGAGTGCAGACACCGGTGCCGTTTTTGAATGTTAA
- the dnaA gene encoding chromosomal replication initiator protein DnaA, with translation MSFQTEESLWIQVLGRLEDMLEPQVCEHWFSHVSFNGFNGERMVLSVPNEFFLSWLRERYGEVLNNAIYEVFQKEVPVDFCIQPDNNAKTEIRKDIAKPVKEFSEENVERKNHRIPAGLRLNPNYTFENFVVGHGNEFAYAAAKAVSESPGRNYNPLFIYGMTGLGKTHLMQGIGHQLLRRDSSKKVMYVTSEEFTNELIMSISEGSQSRFREKYRKVDILLIDDIHFIAEKEATQIEFFHTFNELFDQHKQIVLLSDRSPKEIRGVESRLVSRFEWGLVTDIQPPDFETRVAILKSKMMQKGYEVEDAILEYIARSVTSNVRQLEGALTGVIALMKLRGNNKITLEQAEQVVRDIEDRSNVSTITPESILRAVAESFDVRLVDLKGRCRKKQYVLPRQIGMYLCRLLIPSLSLSYIGELFGGKDHTTVLHSCERVEQELQKKGETYRMIESLLKKLKGE, from the coding sequence ATGTCCTTTCAAACGGAAGAATCTTTGTGGATTCAAGTGTTAGGTCGTCTTGAGGATATGTTAGAACCTCAAGTTTGTGAGCATTGGTTTTCTCATGTATCTTTCAATGGTTTTAATGGCGAGCGTATGGTTCTTTCTGTTCCCAATGAATTTTTTCTTTCCTGGTTGCGGGAACGGTACGGAGAGGTATTAAATAACGCTATTTATGAAGTTTTCCAGAAAGAGGTTCCGGTGGATTTCTGTATTCAGCCGGATAACAATGCAAAGACAGAGATTCGAAAAGATATTGCGAAGCCTGTAAAGGAATTTTCAGAGGAAAATGTAGAAAGAAAAAATCATAGAATTCCTGCGGGATTGAGATTAAATCCCAACTATACCTTTGAAAATTTTGTTGTAGGTCATGGAAATGAGTTTGCGTATGCGGCAGCAAAAGCCGTTTCGGAGAGCCCGGGTCGAAATTACAATCCACTGTTTATCTATGGTATGACGGGATTGGGTAAAACCCATCTGATGCAGGGAATCGGACATCAGTTACTTCGTAGGGATAGTTCGAAAAAAGTAATGTATGTAACCTCCGAAGAATTTACCAACGAATTGATTATGAGCATTTCGGAAGGAAGTCAATCTCGTTTTCGCGAAAAGTATCGGAAAGTAGATATTCTACTGATTGACGACATTCATTTTATTGCTGAAAAAGAAGCCACCCAGATTGAATTTTTCCATACTTTTAATGAATTATTTGACCAGCATAAACAGATAGTTCTTTTATCCGACCGGAGCCCTAAAGAAATACGCGGTGTAGAAAGTCGTCTTGTTTCACGGTTCGAGTGGGGACTGGTAACGGATATACAACCTCCGGATTTTGAGACACGGGTAGCCATATTAAAAAGTAAAATGATGCAAAAGGGATATGAAGTAGAAGATGCTATTTTAGAATATATAGCCCGTTCCGTTACTTCCAATGTCCGTCAATTAGAAGGGGCATTAACCGGGGTTATTGCTTTGATGAAACTTCGGGGAAATAACAAAATTACATTAGAACAAGCAGAACAGGTAGTTCGAGATATAGAAGACCGAAGTAATGTTTCTACCATTACTCCCGAATCTATTCTTCGTGCTGTGGCAGAGTCATTTGATGTGCGGCTGGTTGATTTGAAAGGAAGATGTCGTAAAAAACAATATGTTTTGCCCCGTCAAATCGGTATGTATCTATGTCGTTTGCTAATACCCAGTCTTTCCCTGAGTTATATTGGTGAATTATTTGGAGGAAAAGACCATACTACTGTATTACATTCCTGTGAGCGTGTAGAACAGGAACTGCAAAAGAAAGGTGAAACCTATCGAATGATAGAATCGTTATTAAAGAAATTAAAAGGTGAATAA
- the def gene encoding peptide deformylase, translated as MAILDLVLYPDDPLTSVAEPFDRITSDVMDLAQDMFETMIAYEGVGLAGPQVGVSKQIMVVHEPESKPMCLINPTLILQGERIEGEEGCLSLPKIYAVVPRASRIKVKAYSPRGKKLEFEAEDFLARIIQHEYDHLQGIVFLDRIDIITREEKYQEWFEIRKKLLSEVQQG; from the coding sequence ATGGCGATATTAGATTTAGTTTTATACCCCGATGACCCATTAACATCTGTCGCAGAACCTTTTGACCGTATAACATCGGATGTGATGGATTTAGCTCAAGATATGTTTGAAACAATGATAGCCTATGAAGGAGTGGGATTAGCGGGTCCTCAGGTAGGCGTTTCCAAGCAAATTATGGTTGTTCATGAACCCGAAAGTAAGCCTATGTGTCTTATTAATCCTACCTTAATTCTTCAAGGGGAACGCATTGAAGGTGAAGAAGGATGTTTGAGTTTGCCTAAAATTTATGCAGTTGTCCCTCGTGCGTCGCGTATAAAAGTAAAGGCATATAGTCCTCGGGGTAAGAAATTAGAATTTGAAGCCGAAGACTTTTTAGCACGGATTATTCAACATGAATATGATCATTTACAAGGAATAGTCTTTTTAGACCGAATTGATATTATTACTCGTGAAGAAAAATATCAAGAATGGTTTGAGATTCGCAAAAAACTGTTGTCTGAAGTACAGCAGGGTTAA
- a CDS encoding MazG nucleotide pyrophosphohydrolase domain-containing protein, which translates to MNLHGEINDINYSSMLLYKALEIQKEASDFGFEWNDAIGILNKIREELDEIEQEINAQDVGKLKKEIEDLYLVSLHLAQYLKLDPMECLSLSYETFRRRWEKVQSLVTVLPESPGERLEYLESLWTKVKQEE; encoded by the coding sequence ATGAATTTACATGGTGAAATAAACGATATTAATTATTCTTCGATGTTATTATACAAAGCGTTGGAAATACAAAAAGAAGCAAGCGATTTTGGATTTGAATGGAACGATGCTATCGGTATCTTAAATAAAATTCGAGAAGAATTGGATGAAATCGAGCAAGAAATAAATGCTCAGGATGTAGGAAAATTAAAGAAAGAAATAGAGGATTTATATTTAGTTTCATTACATTTGGCTCAGTATTTAAAATTAGACCCTATGGAATGTCTCTCTCTTTCTTATGAGACATTTCGGAGGCGTTGGGAAAAAGTTCAGTCATTGGTAACCGTTCTTCCGGAGTCTCCAGGAGAACGACTCGAATATTTGGAATCACTATGGACAAAGGTGAAACAGGAGGAGTAG
- the recR gene encoding recombination mediator RecR, translating into MLLNNKLFDNLLNAFRTLPGVGKKTAERYALHILSSTEEEIHTFVETISQIRKQIKRCSECQDFSDTDPCVICVSTERDGDLLCIVEKPSGVMAIERSGGYRGKYYVLNGLLSPLDGIGPEELGLSRLFQKVMSRKVKEIIIATSATNEGEATALYIAHQLKPLGIKITRIAHGVPMGAGLELTDDYTLRQALEGRKPLDG; encoded by the coding sequence ATGTTACTGAATAATAAACTTTTTGATAATTTGCTAAATGCCTTTCGAACATTACCGGGGGTAGGGAAAAAAACAGCAGAACGATATGCCTTACATATATTATCTTCTACAGAGGAAGAAATTCATACCTTTGTAGAGACTATATCCCAAATTAGAAAACAGATAAAGCGTTGTTCCGAATGCCAGGATTTTAGTGATACAGACCCCTGTGTTATATGTGTTTCCACCGAGAGAGATGGGGATTTGCTATGTATAGTCGAAAAGCCCTCAGGCGTTATGGCTATAGAGCGTTCAGGGGGATATCGGGGGAAATACTATGTTCTGAATGGATTGTTAAGTCCTTTAGATGGGATTGGTCCGGAGGAATTAGGTCTTTCACGATTATTTCAAAAAGTGATGAGCCGTAAGGTTAAAGAAATTATTATTGCTACGAGTGCTACGAATGAAGGAGAGGCTACTGCTTTGTATATAGCCCACCAACTTAAACCTTTAGGAATAAAAATTACACGGATTGCTCACGGTGTTCCTATGGGTGCCGGTTTGGAACTAACAGATGATTACACATTAAGACAGGCTCTTGAAGGTCGCAAACCTTTAGATGGGTAA